The Sedimentibacter sp. zth1 DNA segment AATTTAGAATGAATTATACTGATGTTTCAAATATTATTGAAAATGATGATGAAGAATTAAAAGTTAAATATAAAGAAATATTGACTATGATTGATGATATGAAAGAGCTTAGTTATATACTTAAAACTAAAAGAGAAAATAGAGGCTGTATTGACTTTGATTTTGACGAGACTAAGCTTATAGTTGATAAAGATGGAAAGATAACAGATGTAACTAAGTATGAGAGAAGAACATCAAATAGAATTATTGAAGAATTTATGTTAGCAGCAAATGAAACAATTGCAGAAAATTATTATTGGCTTAACATACCGTTTGTGTATCGTATTCACGAAGAACCAGATGAAGAAAAAATGATGGAATTTAGTAAATTTATATTTAATTTTGGGTACACATTAAAGGGAAGTCAAGAGGTACACCCTAGAGAATTACAACAATTGCTTGCTAAAGTATCAGGTAAAAAAGAAGAAACTGTTATCAATACTATGATGCTTAGATCACTGAAAAAAGCAAGATATGCAAATGAGTGTGCAGAACATTTTGGGTTAGCTGCAACATATTATTGCCACTTTACTTCACCAATTAGAAGATATCCAGATTTGCAAATTCATAGAATTATTAAAGCTCAGCTTAACAATAAAATTTCTTTAACTGATAATGCAAACTTGATGGAAAGATGTGCTTTAGTAGCAGATCAATCATCAAAACAAGAAAGGTATGCAGATGAAATTGAAAGAGATACCAACAAAATCAGAATTGCAGAATTTATGGCAGATAAAGTTGGCGAAGAGTATGAAGGTGTCATTTCGGGTGTAACTGGTTTTGGAATTTTCGTTGAGCTTGATAATACAGTTGAAGGGCTAGTTCATATATCTAATTTAGATGATGACTACTATATTTATGATGCTAATAACAAAGTGCTTAACGGTAGAGTTTCACACAAAACTTATAAAATAGGTGATGTAGTTAAAGTAAGACTTGATAGAGTAAGTATACCAAATGCAGAAATTGATTTTGCTATAATAGATAAAATGAGTAATTAAGTAAAAATTTAAATAATAATTGTGCGATGGGATATAATAATATTATATCCCATTTATAAATAATAGCTTAAATTGATTAAAATAGAGCAATTGTAATAAATTTGTAATTTACAAATGATAAAAAGCATGTATAATATATATATAGGCAAATTATAAATAAAGGGTGGGCAGTGAGCATGGCTGATAATGTTAAATCTTTAGCTAAAAATAGAAAAGCTACATTTGAGTATTTTATAGAAGATAAATATGAAGCTGGGATTGTGCTAGTTGGAACTGAAGTAAAATCAATTCGACAAGGTATGATGAATATTAAAGATAGCTATGCAGAAGTCAAAAACGGCGAAGTTTTTGTTAACAACATGCACATAAGCCCTTATGAAAAAGGAAATATTTTTAATGTTGAACCACTAAGACCTAGAAAGCTTTTATTGAATAAAAGAGAAATAAGAAAACTTATTGGATTAACAACATTGAAGGGATATTCTCTAATACCTTTAAGCGTTTATTTAAAAAATGGTCTTGTTAAGGTTGAACTTGCAGTAGCAAAGGGCAAGAAGAATTACGATAAACGTAATGATATTGCTAAAAAAGATGCTGAAAGAAGAATGCGACGAGGCAATGAATAATCAATAATCCTGGGGCCGTAAATGGTTTCGACGGGGGTATAGAAGTAAGATAAGCGAGTCGTTGTCGCCAAACAACGATAAAAGTGGCAAAAAATATAAACGCAAAAGAAAATAATAATTTAGCATTTGCTGCGTAGTCAGCTAGCTTGTTCCCTTTAGACCACCTGCAGTCTAAAACGGAGCATCAATTGAAGCAGGACACTGTTTTAGGGGTTTCTCGACCTATTATAGTATAATTGGGGATAGCAAGACGTATAGCTTGCTTATAGGCGATACGTTAAGCGAAATTTAAAGTATAGGCTGCACTCGGAGAAAGTCTTATGGAAATATTTTCGGACAGGGGTTCGACTCCCCTCGGCTCCACCAAAAAAACAAAAATAACACCTTTATGGTGTTTTTTTATTTTTTTTGAGGAATTAAGGGAGTCGAACCCTGAGAGGACTTTTTGCAAGCCTTTGAGGTCTTGTTGTTGCGAGACTCTGTTGTCTTGTTGTAGCAAGGCTTTGTGGTCAAAAGAAAAATAATTAAACTTTTTAGACTGATGTTCCGCATTGAGAATTGTAACTTCAGCTACATTCGCAAAAGCCAAATGCGTAGATGAGTTTTTAAAGATAGACTAAATTGGCTTAAACCGCTCGTTTCGCTTTGTACAATTCTTAGCAATGCTCCACAATGTTACAAAATTTTGAATTATTTTTCTGTTTTGCAAACTAGTCTATGCTAGGTTAATGCAATGTTTTTTAAAGGCATTTTTAGCAAGCCTATGTCGTATTGTTGTAGCAAGGCTTTGTGGTCATGATATAGCTAATCTTTGTAGAAAGAAAAATAATTAAATTTTTTAGACTAGTGTTCCGCATTGAGAATTGTAACTTCAGCTGCACTCGCAAAAGCCAAATGCGTAGATGAGTTTTTAAAGATAGACTAAATTGGCTTAAACCGCTCGTTTCGCTTTGTACAATTCTTAGCAATGCTCCACAATGTTACAAAATTTTGAATTATTTTTCTGTTGTGTAAGCTAGTCAATGCTAGGTCAATGCAATGTTTTTCAAAAGACGTTGTAGCAAATCTCTGTGGTCCTGATATAGCCATCCTTTGTAGAAATAAAAATAATTAAACTTTTTAGACTAATGTTCTGCATTGTAAATGGTACACTAGAAATGTAATAAAGTTCCGAAATAAAAATGCATTAAAATAAGGAGATTTGATTGTTTTTCATAATTAACCTCTTATATTGGCACAGGTAACAACCAATTACATTATACTTTTATTTTTCTTTGTGCACTACTAAATTCCACTTTACTTTATTTTAATATTTTGTTCAACGTTGACTGTGAAAAGAAAGATGTATATAATATAAGTAAAAAATGTAATAATTTTGGAGCATGTTGTTATATAAATAATTAGAAAGGAATGGTATTGTTGAAAAAGCTTTTATCTAGAATTATTTTATGCATTGCTCTAGCTTTAATTACATATTGTATAATTAAACATGTCAAAGTGATAACAACAGATATATCTTGGATTAAAGAATTGAACTTTGATGAAAACGAGGTGCATAAGCTTTCGTTCCATTTTCCTGGAATTAGAGGTTGCCCACAAATACCTGTTACTATTAATGACAAGAATTATACGTTTATTTTTGATACTGGTTGTGGTGCAGGATTTTCTATTACTAATGCTTTAGAAAATAAAATGCAATATGATATTTTAGGTAGAACTGAAGAATACAATAGAGACGGCGGTTATAGAGGGTGGACTAATGTAATTAAAATTGAAGACGATATAACTTTTTTTGATCAGTCATTGCATAATGTTGTAACAACTATAGCTAATTGGAAAATGTATAGTGTTACTAAATTTAATGGACTCATAGGACTAAAATATTTTGATTCAAAAGTTATTGCATTAGATTATAAAAATAAAAGAATAGCAATCACAGATAAAAAAGTTGATTATAGTAAATTAGGTAATGAATATATTTGCATTCCGTTATTAAAAAGCACAGAACAAGGGAAAAATGATTTGGTTTTCTTTGAAGCAAAATATGAAAATAAACCTGCTTGTATTTATCTTGACACAGGTACAAATCATTCTTTCCTCTGGAATAAAAATAGTGAATATAGCTTTGCAAGTAAACAAAGAAACTATAAAGATATAACAATTGAAATAGGCGATAATACTTTTAATTTAGAAGGAGTTATAGAGATTAATGATTTGGCACAAAATGATGGATTGCCACATCCGATAGCTGTTGCTTTAAATTCAGATAAAATAAAAAAATTAAAAATATTGGTTGTTTTTGATCTAATTGACCAAAAGCTTATACTTAAAAAGCTGTGATAACTCAGAACGGCCCTATATTGTCAACCTTAGAATGTATATGTAAATTTAACAAAAATTCGAAATAATATACAAAATAAATTATAATTAACTAAATGTAATTATAATATATTTTTTTTAGGGAAAACATGGGAATGAAAGCAAGAGTACTAAGTAATAATGGAATATATAATGTTATATTTAGGGGAGTTAATAAATACGATATATTTCAAGAAAATAAGGGTTATTAGAAATTTGAAAGACAAATTAGAATATAAAATATATGCATATTGCTTGTTGAGCAATCATGTACATATACTTATGAAAGAGAAAAAGCAAGGATGGTAGGTAGCTTAAGTATTAGAGATGGAGTAGTTACAATGAATATTTATGTACTGCTGACTTAGTAAACAGGGAATACGTATTAAATATGTAGTAATGAAAAGACTTAATGGTGCACAACTGTAGGAATTGGAAACATATGATAAACAAAAGAGAAACGAAATTATTAGAATGTTAAGAAGTCTTTATAAATTATCCATAATGCAAATAGAAAGAGCAACTGGAATATCTAGAGGAATAATAGCAAAAAGTTGACAAAACAGGACCGTCCCCGAATAAAAAACATGGAGGTTATATGAAAGTAAAGAATTTTATTAAAATAATAATTGTTTTAGTTTTGACTGGTATTTTAGCAGGATGTAACACCCAAAATAATATTCCAAATGAGTCAAGTAATAGCTCTGTTATATCGATAAAAGATTCTACAATAAGTATTGATGAATTAAATATAGGTAATCGAAAAAAAATTGTTGTTGATAATGAGTATATTTATTATGTAGATTCTAATAATGATTTCAAATTATGTAAAATAGACAAGGATTTAAAAACTAAAAATGTAATTTATGATAAGGCGGTATTAGAAATAATAAGTGTTATTGATGATAATATATTTTTTATTGATAAAATTAAAAATGATGATGGTCGATATACATATAATGTATGCTCTATAGATAAAGAAAACTTCTCATCTACTGTTATTTTGAACGATGTGAGTTTCAGTGTTTTGGTAAATAACAAATTATATTATTATAAAAATTCGGGTGAATTGTCTGGAAAACCATTTAACTATGAATTATTAAATTTTTGCTGTTATTACCTAGATAAAAAAGAAGAGCATATAATTGATGAAAAAATAATACTTGCAATACCTGAAGTAGCGTATAAAAATAAAATTTATTATTGTGGCCCTAATGATAAATTCGTTGAATATAATCTGGATAAAGAAGCTAAGAGAGAATTAAATACATCAATTGGATTTTCCTATAGATATTCTAATGATAATATA contains these protein-coding regions:
- a CDS encoding DUF5050 domain-containing protein — its product is MKVKNFIKIIIVLVLTGILAGCNTQNNIPNESSNSSVISIKDSTISIDELNIGNRKKIVVDNEYIYYVDSNNDFKLCKIDKDLKTKNVIYDKAVLEIISVIDDNIFFIDKIKNDDGRYTYNVCSIDKENFSSTVILNDVSFSVLVNNKLYYYKNSGELSGKPFNYELLNFCCYYLDKKEEHIIDEKIILAIPEVAYKNKIYYCGPNDKFVEYNLDKEAKRELNTSIGFSYRYSNDNIYSYKGSTIEKTNILDNTKSVVMPVNDKIYNIWEMNVTKEYIFFLAEETKEQKSDLNRLNLYRMKKDGSEFCKIYATDYTTSIIHATHLLYCIGDNLLLLYDFNFESYTINRNKIQVIDFDGNTIVSNF
- a CDS encoding aspartyl protease family protein; protein product: MVLLKKLLSRIILCIALALITYCIIKHVKVITTDISWIKELNFDENEVHKLSFHFPGIRGCPQIPVTINDKNYTFIFDTGCGAGFSITNALENKMQYDILGRTEEYNRDGGYRGWTNVIKIEDDITFFDQSLHNVVTTIANWKMYSVTKFNGLIGLKYFDSKVIALDYKNKRIAITDKKVDYSKLGNEYICIPLLKSTEQGKNDLVFFEAKYENKPACIYLDTGTNHSFLWNKNSEYSFASKQRNYKDITIEIGDNTFNLEGVIEINDLAQNDGLPHPIAVALNSDKIKKLKILVVFDLIDQKLILKKL
- the smpB gene encoding SsrA-binding protein SmpB gives rise to the protein MADNVKSLAKNRKATFEYFIEDKYEAGIVLVGTEVKSIRQGMMNIKDSYAEVKNGEVFVNNMHISPYEKGNIFNVEPLRPRKLLLNKREIRKLIGLTTLKGYSLIPLSVYLKNGLVKVELAVAKGKKNYDKRNDIAKKDAERRMRRGNE